The following are encoded together in the Narcine bancroftii isolate sNarBan1 chromosome 10, sNarBan1.hap1, whole genome shotgun sequence genome:
- the LOC138743922 gene encoding kazal-type serine protease inhibitor domain-containing protein 1-like, producing MMRSDLPTLVGLILLLAVSGTPLGSQKVGTESLGDVLPEWQSLLDQANGCPPGCDAELCALPQGCAAGMVRDPCGCCWECANIEGQLCDLDHTNHFYGQCGKNLECQLELASLGEGEIPEPQCMCRSSEAVCGSNGQTYLHICQFQEAASANETVNLTLAHQGPCEAVPQIISPPFSVWNTTGKDAIFGCEIFAYPMAVIEWRKDELEAFLPGDDPHISVQFRGGPLRYEVTGWLQIQGIRSSDSGTYHCHARNRLGEVSAAASLTVLSPDQLGEAEMRWRQAQPLEDDYSDTDDYY from the exons ATGATGAGGTCAGATCTCCCCACTCTCGTTGGTCTGATCCTTCTCCTTGCTGTAAGTGGAACGCCTCTCGGGTCCCAGAAGGTGGGAACAGAATCCTTGGGTGATGTGCTTCCAGAGTGGCAAAGCCTGCTGGACCAAGCCAATGGTTGCCCACCAGGCTGCGATGCAGAACTGTGTGCCCTTCCACAGGGCTGCGCTGCCGGGATGGTGAGGGATCCGTGCGGCTGTTGCTGGGAGTGTGCCAACATTGAAGGGCAGCTCTGCGATCTGGACCACACCAACCACTTCTACGGGCAGTGTGGCAAGAACCTGGAGTGCCAGCTGGAGCTGGCCTCCCTGGGAGAGGGGGAGATTCCTGAGCCCCAGTGCATGTGTCGTTCCAGCGAGGCTGTGTGTGGCTCCAACGGCCAGACATACCTTCACATCTGCCAGTTCCAAGAGGCAGCCAGTGCCAATGAGACTGTCAACCTCACCCTGGCTCACCAGGGCCCCTGCGAGGCAG TCCCACAGATCATCTCCCCTCCATTCAGTGTTTGGAACACCACCGGAAAGGACGCCATCTTTGGCTGTGAGATCTTCGCTTATCCGATGGCTGTCATCGAGTGGCGGAAGGATGAGCTGGAAGCCTTTCTGCCAGGAGATGACCCTCACATCTCCGTGCAG TTTCGAGGAGGCCCATTAAGATATGAAGTGACGGGATGGCTGCAGATCCAGGGAATCCGCAGCTCGGATTCGGGAACATACCATTGCCATGCACGGAACAGGCTGGGGGAGGTGTCAGCGGCTGCCAGCCTCACAGTTCTCTCTCCAG ATCAGCTGGGTGAGGCGGAGATGCGGTGGAGGCAGGCCCAGCCCTTGGAGGATGATTATTCCGATACCGATGACTATTACTGA